A genomic stretch from Anaerolinea thermophila UNI-1 includes:
- the recN gene encoding DNA repair protein RecN, which translates to MLSELRIENFAIIDHLTLTFRPGLIAFTGETGAGKSIILDAIAAVIGGKVEPAMIRAGAERALVEATFSLPEEIRPAVHEILEREDLLDDPETLLLAREIRREGRSVARVNGRAVSAGLMRELGSYLVDIHGQSEHLSLLNVKEHIHLLDRFAGLQDALDDYRKAYQRLQGMRRELDKLRQMEADAERRTDLLTYQLQEIESARLRVGEDEELRKERDRLANAENLAALAQQSLTLLDEGAPDTPALSDLAGQLVQLLHGMVRMDASQSDLLEQAETLAELASDLSRSLQTYLDGIEFNPRRLAQVEERLDLIHKIQRKYNGSIESALAFAEKARAELETIAHATERIAELEEEEASALQELSERARTLSERRREAARRLESAVERELSDLSMNGARFAVDFRTEPDPAGLSLPDGSRVAFDALGFDRVEFLIAPNPGEGLKPLVKIASGGETSRLMLALKNVLAQADYVPTLIFDEIDQGIGGRVGAVVGEKLWQLGRRHEVLCVTHLPQLAAYGDLHFSVRKQVHGGRTTTQVQPLDEENRLNELAVMLGGLNPANLAAARETRLAAQQRMQELAVKP; encoded by the coding sequence ATGCTGAGCGAACTGCGCATTGAGAATTTTGCCATCATTGATCACCTGACCCTGACCTTTCGTCCCGGGTTGATTGCCTTCACCGGCGAGACGGGCGCGGGCAAGTCCATCATTCTGGACGCCATTGCCGCAGTCATCGGCGGTAAGGTCGAACCTGCCATGATTCGCGCCGGCGCCGAGCGCGCGCTGGTGGAAGCCACCTTCAGCCTGCCCGAAGAAATCCGTCCGGCGGTGCATGAGATTCTGGAGCGCGAAGACCTGCTGGATGACCCCGAGACGCTCTTGCTGGCGCGGGAAATCCGCCGCGAAGGGCGCAGTGTGGCGCGGGTGAACGGGCGCGCCGTCAGCGCCGGGTTGATGCGCGAACTGGGCAGTTACCTGGTGGATATTCACGGGCAATCCGAGCATCTCTCCCTGCTGAACGTCAAAGAGCACATCCATCTGCTGGATCGCTTTGCCGGTCTGCAGGATGCGCTGGACGACTACCGCAAAGCCTATCAGCGCCTGCAGGGCATGCGCCGCGAACTGGACAAACTGCGCCAGATGGAAGCCGATGCCGAACGCCGCACCGACCTGCTGACCTACCAACTGCAGGAAATCGAATCGGCGCGCCTGCGGGTGGGCGAGGACGAAGAACTGCGCAAAGAGCGCGACCGCCTGGCAAACGCCGAGAACCTGGCGGCGCTGGCGCAACAAAGCCTGACCCTGCTGGACGAAGGCGCGCCCGATACCCCCGCGCTGAGCGACCTGGCAGGGCAGTTGGTGCAGTTACTGCACGGCATGGTGCGCATGGATGCCTCGCAGAGCGACCTGCTGGAGCAGGCAGAAACGCTGGCAGAACTTGCCAGCGACCTGAGCCGTTCCCTGCAAACCTACCTGGATGGTATTGAGTTTAATCCGCGCCGCCTGGCGCAGGTGGAAGAGCGCCTGGATTTGATTCACAAAATCCAGCGCAAGTACAACGGCAGTATCGAATCGGCGCTGGCGTTTGCCGAAAAAGCCCGCGCCGAACTGGAAACCATTGCTCATGCCACCGAGCGGATTGCCGAATTGGAAGAGGAAGAAGCCAGCGCCCTGCAGGAACTCTCCGAGCGCGCCCGCACCCTTTCGGAGCGGCGCAGAGAAGCCGCGCGGCGTCTGGAAAGCGCCGTGGAGCGCGAATTGAGCGACCTGAGCATGAACGGCGCGCGCTTTGCGGTGGATTTTCGCACCGAGCCCGATCCCGCAGGGCTGAGCCTGCCTGACGGCTCGCGCGTGGCGTTTGACGCGCTGGGCTTTGACCGGGTGGAGTTTCTCATTGCTCCCAACCCCGGTGAAGGGCTGAAGCCGCTGGTCAAGATTGCCTCGGGGGGCGAGACTTCGCGCCTGATGCTGGCGCTGAAGAACGTGCTGGCGCAAGCCGATTACGTGCCCACGCTGATTTTCGACGAGATTGATCAGGGCATCGGCGGGCGCGTGGGCGCGGTGGTGGGCGAGAAATTGTGGCAGTTGGGACGCCGCCATGAGGTGCTGTGCGTGACCCACCTGCCGCAGTTGGCGGCTTACGGCGATTTGCACTTCAGCGTGCGCAAGCAGGTGCATGGGGGGCGCACCACCACGCAGGTTCAACCGCTGGATGAAGAGAACCGCCTGAACGAACTGGCGGTGATGCTGGGCGGGCTGAACCCCGCCAACCTGGCGGCAGCCCGCGAAACCCGCCTTGCGGCACAACAACGTATGCAGGAACTTGCCGTGAAGCCATGA
- a CDS encoding AAA family ATPase, which translates to MNRPARIHLLGTPAVYFESQPLEIPRREVRTLLYFLACQREPVSRTRLTLLFWGDYPEETARKRLRESLARLKSIFPIRDLIQTPGEEVFLHPQYFFCDALEFENNARTLLTTLASIPLMTPLPELLATQLRRTVTLWSGKCFLADVRLPDSPDLEWWRLSHGDFLLGMQTRLLERMAAHETAQGNVEQAIEWLNRGLEFAPLDEGLNHALLELLERRGWFSQAQSHLEEMTRRFTAEEQPLPSWIEAWRGRLRVSLERTSASVSRGEPPSPLPWVGRKEALDALHRACFRGGVVLIIGEEGAGKTRLVYQCLSQAPAMRRLLSVTASPQDRTLPYHSWVQILRKGVLPQHWQALSKNWLGFFSLLLGELREAFPDLPPPSSETAFLPTMAFEGLERILNVVKQETPLALWFDNVHWCDESSLEALEYLIHQNFFDENALLVLSTIPNPASPTLSRILRDVPLTQTTLIELRGLTRQEVRWLLQKLGNVEPKPELVDRLHRESGGNPLLLQELLRAMVQDGSPSALVTGAGNTLSRRLHALIRRRLEQLTPQARQVLEGAAVLGSEFALPHLLRILSLPEEQAVQGVEELLRAQLLTHAEGSSYRFQHEMVHTVTLLNLSDPYRRLLHRRAAQMLKEQAGNQPRALAGRIADHLEQAGENLPALEYWVEAARYHRRVYAVQQARQAFQHAERMLEQLGMGAPDDLVLTLYEEWCAMAFDLHQFWESQRAAERLLSQGYLRQNARLLASALLEKALAAELQNRAEEMQEYLASAVPYLETVNDDALWLRYAFHQGGIASVVRGEVKDALRVFGKAWVRWRGESDRRLLELHANLGSRYAQALISAGRLEEALQVGEQALEEARRAVSHSAGARILPALALANVYLGRYDLALRQAEMAQAMLRHMDNHRILAVVHSIFAMVMLAKGNLSALWTFLEQMKRETREAQVHTIEAWTQRVWGDTLQLLGAIEESNRVYEQVLLLPVGDIYRAEAVVRLGLGRVLAGQGEAGLSLLEDISQTAQAGGMGLVVRLADAARALALALLGRCEESSTLTERLSAEGHLLDLLTFTFAHLAMCVVALKQNRLLEARMKAMALASRAGEHDVLFMEIYALVVLIHTARRMGEDTALFEAQLHERLNRLVVNARHTPLEDYAGRLQGWIATFLQ; encoded by the coding sequence ATGAATCGACCCGCGCGCATCCACCTTCTGGGAACGCCAGCGGTGTACTTTGAAAGCCAGCCGCTGGAGATTCCGCGCCGTGAGGTGCGCACCCTGCTGTACTTCCTTGCCTGCCAGCGGGAACCCGTCTCCCGCACGCGATTGACTTTGCTCTTCTGGGGCGATTATCCCGAAGAAACCGCCCGCAAGCGCCTGCGCGAGTCGTTGGCGCGCCTGAAGAGCATCTTCCCTATCCGCGACCTGATTCAAACCCCCGGCGAAGAGGTCTTTCTTCATCCCCAGTACTTCTTTTGTGATGCGCTGGAGTTTGAAAACAACGCCCGCACCCTGCTGACGACGCTGGCATCCATTCCGCTGATGACGCCGTTGCCCGAACTGCTTGCCACGCAACTGCGCCGCACCGTCACCCTGTGGTCGGGCAAGTGCTTCCTCGCCGATGTGCGCCTGCCGGATTCGCCTGACCTGGAATGGTGGCGGCTTTCGCACGGCGATTTTCTGCTGGGGATGCAAACCCGCCTGCTGGAGCGCATGGCGGCGCACGAAACCGCGCAGGGCAACGTGGAGCAAGCCATCGAGTGGCTGAATCGCGGGCTGGAATTCGCCCCGCTGGATGAGGGGCTGAACCATGCCCTGCTGGAACTGCTGGAACGGCGCGGATGGTTCAGTCAGGCGCAATCGCATCTGGAGGAAATGACGCGCCGTTTCACCGCCGAAGAACAGCCTTTGCCGTCCTGGATAGAAGCTTGGCGGGGGCGCCTGCGTGTATCTTTGGAGCGCACCTCTGCGTCTGTCAGCAGGGGGGAGCCCCCTTCGCCCCTGCCGTGGGTGGGGCGCAAAGAGGCACTGGATGCCCTGCATCGGGCTTGCTTCCGCGGCGGGGTGGTGCTGATTATCGGCGAGGAAGGCGCGGGCAAGACGCGCCTGGTGTACCAGTGTTTGTCTCAGGCGCCCGCGATGCGCCGACTGCTCTCGGTCACCGCTTCGCCTCAGGATCGCACCTTGCCCTACCATTCCTGGGTGCAGATACTGCGCAAGGGGGTCTTACCCCAGCACTGGCAGGCGCTCTCGAAAAACTGGCTGGGGTTCTTCAGCCTTCTGCTGGGCGAACTGCGCGAGGCTTTCCCCGACCTGCCGCCACCCAGCAGTGAGACGGCTTTCCTGCCCACCATGGCATTTGAGGGGCTGGAGCGCATCCTCAACGTGGTCAAGCAGGAAACGCCCCTGGCGCTGTGGTTCGACAATGTGCACTGGTGCGACGAGTCCTCGCTGGAAGCCCTGGAGTACCTGATTCACCAGAATTTCTTTGACGAGAACGCCCTGCTGGTGCTCAGCACCATTCCCAACCCTGCCTCGCCCACCCTGTCGCGCATCCTGCGGGATGTACCGCTTACTCAAACTACCCTGATCGAACTGCGCGGGCTGACACGCCAGGAAGTGCGCTGGCTGTTACAGAAATTGGGCAATGTGGAGCCCAAACCCGAACTGGTGGATCGCCTGCACCGCGAGAGTGGCGGCAACCCCCTGCTTCTGCAGGAACTTCTGCGCGCCATGGTGCAGGATGGGTCGCCGAGCGCCCTGGTGACCGGCGCCGGCAACACGCTCTCGCGCCGGTTGCACGCGTTAATCCGCCGCCGTCTGGAGCAACTCACCCCGCAGGCGCGGCAGGTGCTGGAAGGGGCGGCAGTGCTGGGAAGCGAGTTTGCTCTGCCACACCTGTTACGCATCCTCTCGCTGCCGGAAGAGCAGGCGGTGCAGGGGGTGGAAGAATTACTCCGTGCGCAGTTGCTGACCCATGCCGAAGGCTCGTCCTACCGCTTTCAGCATGAAATGGTGCACACGGTGACGTTGCTCAACCTCAGCGACCCTTACCGGCGTCTTCTGCACCGCCGGGCGGCGCAAATGCTGAAAGAGCAGGCGGGCAATCAGCCGCGCGCGCTGGCGGGACGAATTGCCGACCATCTGGAGCAGGCAGGGGAGAATCTGCCGGCGCTGGAGTACTGGGTGGAAGCAGCGCGCTATCACCGGCGGGTGTATGCGGTGCAACAGGCGCGGCAGGCGTTCCAGCACGCTGAACGCATGCTGGAACAGTTGGGCATGGGCGCCCCCGATGACCTGGTGCTGACCCTGTACGAAGAATGGTGCGCCATGGCGTTCGACCTGCATCAATTCTGGGAGAGCCAGCGGGCGGCTGAGCGCCTGCTCTCGCAGGGCTACCTGCGTCAGAACGCCCGCTTGCTGGCGAGCGCCCTGCTGGAGAAAGCCCTGGCTGCCGAATTGCAAAACCGTGCCGAAGAGATGCAGGAATACCTGGCATCTGCCGTGCCCTATCTGGAAACGGTGAACGACGATGCCCTGTGGCTGCGCTATGCCTTTCATCAAGGGGGCATTGCTTCGGTGGTGCGTGGAGAGGTGAAGGATGCCCTGCGGGTATTTGGCAAAGCCTGGGTGCGCTGGCGGGGAGAATCTGACCGCCGTTTGCTGGAACTGCACGCCAACCTGGGGTCGCGCTACGCTCAGGCGCTGATTTCCGCCGGACGCCTGGAAGAAGCCCTGCAGGTGGGTGAGCAAGCCCTGGAAGAAGCCCGGCGTGCGGTAAGTCACAGCGCCGGGGCGCGCATTTTGCCCGCGCTGGCGCTGGCGAATGTTTACCTGGGACGCTACGACCTTGCCCTGCGGCAGGCGGAAATGGCGCAAGCCATGCTGCGTCACATGGATAACCACCGCATCCTGGCAGTGGTCCATTCCATCTTTGCCATGGTGATGCTGGCAAAGGGTAATCTATCTGCCCTGTGGACATTCCTCGAGCAGATGAAGCGCGAGACCCGCGAAGCCCAGGTGCATACCATCGAAGCCTGGACGCAACGGGTGTGGGGCGATACGCTGCAGTTGTTGGGCGCCATCGAGGAATCCAACCGGGTGTACGAGCAGGTGCTTCTCCTTCCTGTAGGGGATATCTACCGCGCGGAAGCCGTAGTGCGCCTGGGACTGGGGCGCGTACTGGCAGGGCAGGGTGAGGCTGGTTTGAGCCTGCTCGAAGACATCAGCCAGACAGCGCAGGCGGGAGGAATGGGGCTGGTTGTGCGCCTTGCCGATGCCGCCCGCGCGCTGGCGCTGGCATTGCTGGGCAGGTGCGAAGAATCCAGCACGCTCACCGAGCGCCTCTCGGCAGAGGGGCATCTCCTGGATTTGCTCACTTTTACCTTTGCCCACCTGGCAATGTGTGTGGTGGCGTTGAAGCAGAACCGTCTGCTGGAAGCGCGCATGAAAGCCATGGCGCTGGCCAGCCGTGCCGGTGAGCATGACGTGCTGTTCATGGAGATTTACGCGCTGGTGGTGCTTATCCACACGGCGCGGCGCATGGGGGAAGATACGGCGCTTTTTGAAGCCCAATTGCATGAGCGCCTTAACCGCCTGGTGGTAAATGCCCGCCATACCCCCCTGGAAGACTACGCCGGACGCCTGCAAGGGTGGATTGCAACGTTTTTACAATGA
- a CDS encoding GNAT family N-acetyltransferase → MTSIWIRPAVPEDAPALAQVHVETWRAAYRGIVDDEFLNSLDVAHREERWRQYLTSGESATFVATTDRGQVVGFVNAGAEREGLKPNMGEVYAIYLLPAYHRQGIGMRLMRRAARWLKSQGMRACLVWVLAENLPARRFYEALGGVLSREQNITIGRQILREVAYVWEAIEDLLAED, encoded by the coding sequence ATGACCTCGATCTGGATTCGCCCGGCGGTACCGGAAGATGCCCCTGCGCTGGCACAGGTGCACGTGGAAACCTGGCGCGCCGCCTACCGCGGCATTGTGGACGATGAGTTCCTGAACAGTTTAGACGTGGCTCACCGGGAAGAACGCTGGCGTCAGTACCTGACCAGCGGCGAATCGGCTACATTTGTGGCGACGACCGATCGTGGACAGGTGGTGGGGTTTGTGAACGCCGGCGCCGAGCGGGAAGGGCTGAAGCCAAACATGGGCGAGGTGTATGCCATTTACCTTTTGCCTGCCTATCACCGGCAGGGCATTGGCATGCGTCTGATGCGCCGCGCCGCCCGCTGGCTGAAATCGCAGGGCATGCGCGCCTGTCTGGTCTGGGTGCTGGCAGAAAATCTCCCCGCGCGCCGGTTTTACGAGGCGTTGGGGGGCGTGCTCTCCCGCGAGCAGAACATCACCATCGGCAGGCAGATTCTGCGCGAGGTGGCATACGTATGGGAAGCCATAGAGGATTTGCTGGCGGAAGATTGA
- a CDS encoding ZIP family metal transporter, giving the protein MMEWFAQQAPVLQALMGTLFTWGVTALGSAMVFFFKSINRRVLDTMLGFAAGVMIAASFWSLLAPAIDLAQENGQPGWLPAVAGFLAGGAFLWLVDRILPHLHLGLPLEEAEGIKTSWQRSILLVLAITLHNFPEGLAVGVAFGAVAAGIPSATLAGALALALGIGLQNFPEGAAVSVPLRREGFSRFKAFLYGQASGLVEPVAGVLGAVAVLLMRPLLPYALAFAAGAMIYVVVEELIPEAQQEKDTHAATFGAMLGFAVMMFLDVSLG; this is encoded by the coding sequence ATGATGGAATGGTTTGCGCAACAAGCACCCGTACTTCAAGCCCTGATGGGCACGCTCTTCACCTGGGGCGTGACTGCCCTGGGTTCCGCCATGGTGTTTTTCTTCAAGAGCATTAACCGGCGGGTACTGGATACCATGCTGGGTTTTGCCGCCGGGGTGATGATTGCCGCCAGTTTCTGGTCTTTGCTGGCGCCTGCCATTGACCTGGCGCAGGAAAATGGTCAGCCGGGCTGGCTTCCGGCAGTAGCAGGCTTTCTGGCAGGCGGGGCTTTCCTCTGGCTGGTCGATCGCATCCTGCCGCATTTGCATTTGGGATTGCCGCTGGAAGAAGCCGAGGGCATCAAGACCTCCTGGCAGAGAAGCATCCTGCTGGTGCTGGCGATTACCCTGCACAACTTTCCCGAAGGGCTAGCGGTGGGTGTAGCCTTTGGCGCAGTAGCGGCGGGCATCCCCTCGGCAACGCTGGCGGGGGCGCTGGCGCTGGCGCTGGGCATTGGCTTGCAGAACTTCCCCGAAGGTGCGGCAGTCTCGGTGCCGCTGAGGCGGGAAGGCTTCTCGCGGTTCAAAGCCTTTCTGTACGGGCAGGCTTCGGGTCTGGTGGAACCTGTTGCCGGGGTGCTGGGGGCGGTGGCTGTTCTGCTGATGCGCCCGCTGTTGCCCTACGCACTGGCATTTGCCGCCGGAGCGATGATTTACGTGGTGGTCGAGGAACTCATCCCCGAGGCACAGCAGGAAAAGGACACTCACGCAGCAACCTTCGGCGCCATGCTGGGCTTTGCGGTGATGATGTTCCTGGACGTGTCGCTGGGATGA
- a CDS encoding class I SAM-dependent methyltransferase: MNNSLYDDLSEDYDRFVNWEQRLKVELPFLLRHLPHGRVLDAACATGWHAIALAQQGFQTAGADLSPQMIAVARRNAQAAGVTLPFEVAGFGDLARAFAASLPFDGLICLGNSLPHLLTPQDLARALADFAACLRPGGTLILQNRNFDAVLARGERWMEPQVFRKGRKTWLYLRFYDFLPEGLIRFNMVRLTRERMGWTQRVTSTFLRPLRMAEVMEMLREAGFEALETYGSMEAGGVPFDVHTSGNSIVVAHKA; the protein is encoded by the coding sequence ATGAACAACAGCCTGTATGACGACCTGAGCGAGGACTATGACCGCTTTGTCAACTGGGAACAGCGCTTGAAGGTGGAACTGCCTTTTCTTCTTCGGCATCTGCCGCATGGCAGGGTGCTGGATGCGGCTTGCGCCACCGGCTGGCATGCCATCGCCCTGGCACAGCAGGGTTTTCAGACGGCTGGGGCAGACCTCAGCCCGCAGATGATTGCCGTTGCCCGCCGCAATGCCCAAGCCGCCGGGGTGACTTTGCCCTTTGAGGTGGCAGGCTTTGGAGATCTGGCGCGGGCTTTTGCCGCATCCCTGCCCTTTGACGGCTTGATTTGTCTGGGCAATTCCCTGCCGCACCTGCTCACGCCGCAGGACCTTGCCCGGGCGCTGGCAGATTTTGCCGCCTGCCTGCGCCCCGGCGGGACGCTCATCCTGCAAAACCGCAATTTCGATGCCGTGCTGGCGCGCGGCGAGCGCTGGATGGAGCCGCAGGTATTCCGCAAGGGCAGAAAAACCTGGCTGTACCTGCGTTTTTATGATTTTCTGCCCGAGGGGCTGATTCGCTTCAACATGGTGAGGTTAACCCGCGAGCGGATGGGCTGGACTCAGCGGGTGACTTCCACGTTCCTGCGTCCTCTGCGCATGGCAGAAGTGATGGAGATGTTGCGGGAAGCCGGTTTTGAGGCGCTGGAGACGTACGGGAGCATGGAGGCGGGGGGTGTGCCGTTTGATGTTCATACCAGCGGTAACAGCATTGTGGTGGCGCACAAAGCCTGA
- the rplT gene encoding 50S ribosomal protein L20: MARVKGGPKGHLRHKKILKMTEGYFGTRHRLFRRANEAMLKSLWYATRDRRVRKRDMRKLWIARINAAARLNGLTYSQFIHALKQAGIALNRKVLANLAVRDPKAFAAVVEKAKAA, encoded by the coding sequence ATGGCACGTGTAAAAGGTGGTCCGAAAGGACATCTGCGACACAAGAAAATTTTGAAAATGACGGAAGGCTACTTTGGCACGCGGCATCGTTTGTTCCGCCGCGCCAATGAGGCAATGCTGAAGAGTCTGTGGTATGCCACGCGGGATCGCCGCGTGCGCAAGCGCGACATGCGCAAACTGTGGATTGCCCGTATCAACGCGGCGGCGCGTCTGAACGGCTTGACCTACAGCCAGTTCATCCACGCTCTGAAGCAGGCTGGGATTGCCCTGAACCGCAAAGTGCTCGCCAATCTGGCGGTGCGCGATCCTAAAGCCTTTGCCGCAGTGGTCGAAAAAGCCAAAGCCGCCTGA
- a CDS encoding large ribosomal subunit protein bL35 — translation MPRKVKPGKFKLKTHKATSKRFRLTGSGVLVRTKGGKSHLRRRTSKRTKALFTEMLPVQGEGIIKRVERLAPYLKKQD, via the coding sequence GTGCCACGCAAAGTTAAACCCGGAAAATTTAAGTTGAAGACCCACAAGGCGACCAGCAAACGCTTTCGCCTGACCGGGTCGGGTGTGCTGGTGCGCACCAAGGGCGGCAAGAGCCACCTGCGCCGCCGCACCTCCAAGCGCACCAAAGCCCTGTTCACGGAAATGCTGCCTGTCCAGGGTGAGGGCATCATCAAGCGCGTTGAGCGTCTGGCTCCCTACCTGAAGAAGCAGGATTAA
- a CDS encoding glycosyltransferase has translation MKIACIATAQVPSITANSIQVMKVCHALARNGHEITLYVPGRQATEWEHLADLYGITQKFSIRWVPALPLWKRNDFALQAVRLARRERAELIYTWAIQSAALALMLGMPAVYEAHDLPTGRLGPLWMQAFLRLPGRKRLVCITRALRRALEARLRVHLPEHQVVIAPNGVDLERYRHLPDPPTARAQVGMAQSLTVGCSGHLYAGRGGDLFLALAQRFPHAQFLWAGGRDEDVQTYRQRAQEQALENVTFTGFIPQTRLPLVQAAADVLLMPYGRSIAGSSGGNSAEICSPMKLFDYLAVGRAILSSDLPVIREVLDEDTARFAPPEDVEGWAAALAPLLADETLRQRLAEQARKRAEQYDWQERQQRILGGGAW, from the coding sequence GTGAAGATTGCCTGTATTGCCACCGCTCAGGTGCCGTCCATCACCGCCAACAGCATCCAGGTGATGAAGGTGTGCCACGCCCTGGCGCGCAACGGTCACGAGATCACCCTGTACGTGCCGGGCAGACAGGCGACGGAGTGGGAGCATCTTGCCGACCTGTACGGCATCACGCAGAAATTCTCCATCCGCTGGGTGCCTGCCCTGCCGTTGTGGAAGCGCAACGATTTTGCCCTGCAGGCGGTGCGCCTTGCCCGCCGCGAACGCGCCGAATTGATCTATACCTGGGCAATCCAGTCGGCGGCGCTGGCGCTGATGCTGGGCATGCCCGCCGTGTACGAAGCCCACGACCTGCCCACCGGCAGACTCGGTCCGCTGTGGATGCAGGCTTTTTTGCGCCTGCCGGGGCGCAAGCGCCTGGTGTGCATCACCCGCGCCCTGCGGCGCGCGCTGGAAGCCCGCCTGCGGGTGCATCTGCCGGAGCATCAGGTGGTAATTGCACCCAACGGCGTGGACCTGGAGCGCTACCGCCATCTGCCCGACCCGCCCACGGCGCGGGCGCAGGTGGGGATGGCGCAAAGCCTCACTGTGGGGTGCAGTGGTCACCTCTATGCCGGGCGCGGCGGCGATCTGTTCCTGGCGCTGGCACAACGCTTCCCGCATGCGCAGTTCCTCTGGGCAGGCGGACGGGACGAGGACGTGCAGACCTACCGTCAGCGGGCGCAGGAACAGGCGCTGGAGAACGTCACCTTTACCGGTTTCATCCCGCAGACGCGCCTGCCGCTGGTTCAGGCGGCGGCAGATGTTCTGCTGATGCCCTACGGCAGGAGCATTGCCGGTTCCAGCGGGGGCAACTCGGCGGAGATTTGCAGTCCGATGAAGTTATTTGATTACCTGGCAGTGGGTCGCGCTATCCTCTCCAGCGATTTGCCGGTCATCCGCGAGGTGCTGGACGAGGACACAGCGCGCTTTGCGCCGCCCGAAGACGTGGAGGGCTGGGCGGCGGCGCTGGCTCCCCTGCTGGCGGATGAAACCCTGCGCCAGCGTCTGGCGGAGCAGGCGCGGAAACGGGCAGAGCAGTATGACTGGCAGGAACGTCAACAGCGCATCCTGGGAGGCGGGGCATGGTGA
- a CDS encoding endonuclease/exonuclease/phosphatase family protein, producing the protein MEHPLTLVTFNLRTAEAQDGEFSWARRRDMVVECLRDLDADLIGLQEVHDDSQARDVRSAFPEYEWIGVRRGGNGAAPLEMNVALVRRGAFEVLEQQFFWLSRTPEVPGSISWGSAYVCTAIFLRLRSCRNGAEAAWFNTHLDYLPQARLEGAKLLRRRIEALPPDCNVLVTGDFNAGKRSCVYRTLLGEGASCHRLRDAYRAVHTDGRGEGTFHAFGMLPRPQAIDWVLVSKDLPVEDAGVACVSVGGVYPSDHYPVWAKVRL; encoded by the coding sequence ATGGAGCATCCGCTTACCCTGGTCACCTTCAACCTGCGCACTGCCGAGGCGCAGGACGGCGAGTTTTCCTGGGCGCGCCGCCGCGATATGGTTGTGGAATGCCTGCGTGACCTGGATGCCGACTTAATCGGCTTGCAGGAAGTCCACGATGACTCTCAGGCGCGCGATGTGCGCTCTGCCTTTCCCGAATACGAGTGGATTGGGGTACGCCGCGGCGGCAACGGCGCCGCACCGCTGGAGATGAACGTGGCGCTGGTGCGCCGCGGGGCGTTTGAGGTGCTGGAACAGCAGTTCTTCTGGCTCAGCCGCACGCCGGAGGTGCCTGGCAGTATTTCATGGGGCAGTGCCTACGTGTGCACAGCGATTTTCCTGCGCCTGCGCAGTTGCCGCAACGGCGCGGAAGCGGCATGGTTCAACACCCACCTGGATTACCTGCCGCAGGCGCGCCTGGAAGGGGCAAAACTGTTGCGGCGGCGCATCGAAGCCCTGCCGCCAGACTGCAACGTGCTGGTGACGGGCGACTTCAACGCCGGCAAGCGTTCCTGCGTGTACCGCACCCTGCTCGGCGAAGGCGCATCCTGCCACCGCTTGCGGGATGCCTACCGCGCCGTGCATACCGACGGCAGGGGAGAAGGCACATTCCACGCTTTTGGCATGCTTCCCCGCCCGCAAGCCATTGACTGGGTGCTGGTATCCAAAGATTTGCCTGTCGAAGATGCCGGAGTTGCCTGTGTCAGCGTGGGCGGGGTGTACCCATCGGATCATTATCCCGTGTGGGCAAAGGTGCGCCTGTGA
- a CDS encoding phosphoribosyltransferase family protein produces MTQRETYPIDIAGVHRELPLFEIKPGLRIAILNILGDTELVTACARALAEKLTAVEYDVLVTAEAKSIPLAHALSVETGKPYVILRKSYKPYMGDALRAETLSITTGQPQTLYLDEKDREMMKGKKVIIVDDVISTGSTLQGMRMLLQKAGAEVVAEAAILTEGERAKWSQIIALGHLPVFTD; encoded by the coding sequence ATGACTCAACGCGAGACCTATCCCATTGATATTGCCGGCGTGCACCGCGAACTGCCTTTGTTCGAAATCAAGCCCGGACTGCGCATTGCCATCCTCAACATCCTGGGCGATACCGAACTGGTGACTGCCTGCGCCCGCGCCCTGGCGGAAAAACTGACCGCCGTGGAGTACGATGTACTGGTCACCGCCGAAGCCAAGAGCATCCCGCTGGCGCATGCCCTCTCGGTGGAAACCGGCAAGCCCTATGTGATTCTGCGCAAATCCTACAAACCCTACATGGGCGACGCTTTGCGCGCCGAGACCCTCTCCATCACTACCGGTCAACCGCAGACCCTCTACCTGGACGAAAAAGACCGCGAGATGATGAAGGGCAAGAAGGTCATCATCGTGGACGACGTCATCAGCACCGGCTCCACCCTGCAGGGGATGCGCATGTTACTGCAGAAAGCCGGCGCCGAGGTGGTGGCAGAAGCCGCCATCCTCACCGAGGGCGAACGCGCCAAGTGGTCGCAGATTATTGCGCTGGGGCATCTGCCCGTCTTCACCGACTGA
- a CDS encoding GIY-YIG nuclease family protein, producing MSACYCYLLECADGTYYTGWTTDPQRRARQHNAGRGARYTRTRLPVRLAYIEPQPDRATAMRRERQIKRLSHAQKQALCASFVNLSEE from the coding sequence GTGAGCGCCTGCTACTGCTATCTGCTGGAATGCGCTGATGGCACCTACTACACCGGCTGGACGACCGACCCGCAGAGGCGCGCCCGCCAGCACAACGCTGGGCGCGGCGCGCGCTACACCCGCACCCGTCTGCCTGTGCGCCTGGCGTATATCGAGCCTCAACCCGACCGCGCCACTGCCATGCGCCGCGAACGCCAGATCAAACGCCTTTCCCATGCTCAAAAACAGGCGCTGTGCGCCTCATTTGTGAATCTTTCAGAGGAGTGA